ATGAAAGGAACAATGCCAAACACAGAGGAAATAACAAGATCAGGAATAATGAACTATAGAGAAGCTAACAGTCTGTTGACTATGATGCTGGTAATGTGATAAAGGATCAACAGTAATGCGTAAATGGCCAATTTCTGGAATTAGGATAAAATAGATCATAATTTTGTTGTACATCCTTATGCATTCATATCAATCTAGTCTTGCTGTAATTATTTAATATCATCTGGTGATATGAGAAATGAAAGAATCCATTTCTAAGTGAGAAGCACCTCCGTTGACAACTGATGCTCGAACCGCATCACCTAGCTCTGCTGCCCTTTTCCGCATTTCCTTTCCTTCCTCAGACACCATCAATATTCTTACAACATACTCTATAGTAGTTGATGCCACCAGCTCAGCACGGTGTTCCCAATCCCTCACTAGCGTACCCATTCTTAGCACCTCTGTCACCAAAACTGCGTTCCTTGGTTGGTCGGAATGCATAGGCCATGCTGCCATCGGCACTCCCATGCTGATACTTTCTAGGCATGAGTTCCACCCGCAATGACTGACGAACCCAGCTGTAGATGGATGTCCCAGAATTTCTATCTGAGGTGCCCAGTCTCTTACCACAATTCCTCTGCTTTCCACTCTCTCTTTGTACCCTTTTGGCAGCTGTAGCTCTTTTACTTGAGCACCATTAAAAATATCACCTGTATCAGCCCTTCTAAGCACCCATATAAACTTTTGCTTACTTCTTTCCAATCCTAATGCCAATTCTGTGATCTGCTCATCTGTCATTGAGGTTGTAGATCCAAAGGAGATGTATATCACCGAATTAGTCTCTTGTTTGTCTAGCCATTCCAGGCACACATGTTTATGATTCTCAGTTTTTCTTTCTATTTCCATTGGATTCAAAGGTCCAACTGCGAAGTGCTTCATTCCATATTTTCTTGGCAGCTtcttcaacaattcaacatattCACCTTCTATCACCCTTGATGTGTTGTAGAGCCTTCCAGACTCGAACCCCAAAAGTTCTCGTTGGTTGACTATAAAGCTTGTTACCCTAGGAGTTGAGCACCCATCCGTGGAAGGGATGCCTTTTGTGACATGTAAATCCAATGTAAAAGGTTTCTGTGGCATTTTTTCCCAGGAATTGAAGAAAGATGTAAAAGCAGATATAGGAACGAAAGCATATGGTTCAGCGTTTGGGATGTTTTTTACATCTTGGACCACAGCAGCCATTAGGCAATCATGAATAACGATGACTCTCTTCAACTCACTTGACAGTTGTTGTAAGAGTTGGGAAACAGGTTGACGGAGATGCAAAGAAACTTCAAAAAGCGGTTGAAGGTGCGTAGGGAAATGGTTGGAAGGATCTGGTTTGGGAGGAGGAGTGTTGTAAGGAGGGAGGTCGAAGTCATGGAAACGGATCTTACTCAAACTCTCCAAGTCCCAACCGTGAAGGCGGAGTTTCGCTTGTCGATTGTGAGTGGAGGATCCAGCATAGTGAACTGGTAATCCATAGGAAGTAATGAGATTAGAGAGATGGAGGAGTTGATTGAGATGGCCTTGTGCTGGAAAGGGTACCATCAGAACTGCCACTTCGGGCTGAGATTTTTGGCCTTCCATTTTAGGATTGGAGTGGGATTTGGTAAGGCTGTAGATTTTCTGTTGTTGAAGATGAGCAAACTTATTTGAGAATTTAACGCACGGGAGATTTGTAAAATGAGAGCAGCTAGTTTTTTTACCACTATGTACTACTCCGTACTCAACTATTTCGTACTTTAAAATAGTGGTAGTCCTCCCGTCCCCGATTACTCGCACCACAATTTTTTTAAGTCCATCCCGATTTCTCTCATTTAGCTATAATTTTTTAAGGTGTAACCATTCACAACCCCAATGAAAAGTTTTTGATTGGTTGAAAAGGTAACTCGTCCgtattaataaatttaaaataaaatatagaaaTGTGTTAGTCAGACATTAATTACTGTCTAAGTGTCAAACATGTATGACTGGGACCATTACTTAACATGGTAGACTCTATGTTGGAGTATTGTTTAAAGTGAATGAAAATTGCGTGCGAAAGTCTATCTCCTACATAGATGGATTCTTGTTTATGTTCCTCGTTTGCGTTAAAAAAAATTTCTTGTTTATGTTAGATTACTACAGACTGTAAGATAAATTTCTAACGTTATCCATTGTAATTATTAACATTCCATTTTTGGGCCCACTGTCTTCTAGGTACCGATTTTCTTAAAAtagaacggaggtagtatagtAGTAATACCTTTTCAAAAGGAATTGATATATGATTTAATTGCAATTGTATCGACTGATTCATCACCCGTATATAGAGGAAGTATAAGCGCATATCAGATAATGTAtgggcaaatacatatcagaacaaaagacaaaataggaaaaaggacgaaaaagaaattaaatggagagtacttttttaaacaaaaatggtactttttttttacagaatggtactttttttaacagaatggtatttttttttaacatgaatggtacttttttttttttgtcaaaaaacAACCTCCCCGTATATGACCCGGAACAATTGACTTATAACCAAGCCGGTGGTCTAAGATGTTTAACGCCTCTTAGTTTCAGCTACATTCTTATTGGTAGAGGGGGATGCGCTGTGGCCCGGTTGAACCCGCTTAATGGAATAATGGATGGGTTGAGAACTTCTAGCTTTTATGTCATTAAAGAAACTGAGAAAAAATGGTCCTCTTGGACTGGTCCACCTCCCACGGCCCGATAACAATGACTGTCGGCTATATATTTTGGTGATTATTTTCGAGATTATTGCCTTGTTTTTTGTTAATGTGGAAGTAGACCTTTGGCTTTCAATTCGGGGTGAAATGAAGTTGTTAATTTGTGTAGTAGCTCTGATTGTAAAACATTCCAGTGACTTCACTTTTGTTGTGATTTTTT
This genomic stretch from Spinacia oleracea cultivar Varoflay chromosome 3, BTI_SOV_V1, whole genome shotgun sequence harbors:
- the LOC110804152 gene encoding zeatin O-xylosyltransferase-like, encoding MEGQKSQPEVAVLMVPFPAQGHLNQLLHLSNLITSYGLPVHYAGSSTHNRQAKLRLHGWDLESLSKIRFHDFDLPPYNTPPPKPDPSNHFPTHLQPLFEVSLHLRQPVSQLLQQLSSELKRVIVIHDCLMAAVVQDVKNIPNAEPYAFVPISAFTSFFNSWEKMPQKPFTLDLHVTKGIPSTDGCSTPRVTSFIVNQRELLGFESGRLYNTSRVIEGEYVELLKKLPRKYGMKHFAVGPLNPMEIERKTENHKHVCLEWLDKQETNSVIYISFGSTTSMTDEQITELALGLERSKQKFIWVLRRADTGDIFNGAQVKELQLPKGYKERVESRGIVVRDWAPQIEILGHPSTAGFVSHCGWNSCLESISMGVPMAAWPMHSDQPRNAVLVTEVLRMGTLVRDWEHRAELVASTTIEYVVRILMVSEEGKEMRKRAAELGDAVRASVVNGGASHLEMDSFISHITR